The following coding sequences are from one Limnobacter sp. SAORIC-580 window:
- the galU gene encoding UTP--glucose-1-phosphate uridylyltransferase GalU, whose protein sequence is MTRVRKAVFPVAGMGTRFLPATKASPKEMMPVVDKPLIQYAVEEALQAGLSELVFITGRSKRSIEDHFDKAYELEAELQARGKTALLEIVKNIVPSHVNCIYIRQMEPLGLGHAVLCAEPVVGTEPFAVLLADDLMDVDKGTPSVTHQMVKVFEREHASVLAVQEVDPSETKSYGIVSSTPWNNRSERVNAIVEKPDPKDAPTNLAVVGRYVLNSQIFDHIRKTGKGAGGEIQLTDGIASLLEDQPVLAYRFTGTRFDCGSKMGYLKATVELGLKHHEVAAEFAQYLKDRK, encoded by the coding sequence ATGACCCGAGTTAGAAAAGCTGTGTTTCCTGTTGCGGGTATGGGCACCCGATTTTTGCCTGCCACCAAAGCCAGCCCAAAAGAAATGATGCCCGTGGTGGACAAGCCACTGATTCAATACGCGGTGGAAGAGGCACTTCAAGCGGGCTTGAGTGAGCTGGTGTTTATCACAGGTCGAAGCAAGCGTTCCATTGAAGACCATTTCGACAAGGCCTATGAGCTTGAGGCCGAACTGCAGGCCCGCGGCAAAACCGCACTGCTTGAAATAGTGAAAAACATTGTACCCAGCCATGTGAACTGTATTTACATTCGGCAGATGGAACCTTTGGGACTTGGCCATGCTGTGCTGTGCGCAGAGCCCGTTGTTGGTACAGAGCCTTTTGCTGTGCTGTTGGCCGACGACCTGATGGACGTAGACAAAGGCACCCCCTCTGTGACCCATCAAATGGTGAAGGTGTTTGAACGTGAGCATGCCAGCGTATTGGCTGTGCAGGAAGTTGATCCCTCTGAAACCAAATCGTACGGTATCGTCTCCAGCACTCCCTGGAACAATCGCTCCGAGCGGGTTAATGCCATTGTTGAAAAGCCCGATCCCAAAGACGCACCAACCAACCTGGCGGTTGTGGGCCGTTACGTGCTGAATTCTCAAATTTTTGATCACATCCGGAAAACGGGCAAAGGCGCTGGCGGAGAAATTCAGTTGACTGACGGTATTGCCTCACTGCTTGAAGATCAACCCGTGTTGGCTTACCGCTTCACCGGAACCCGCTTCGACTGCGGCTCGAAAATGGGTTACCTGAAAGCCACAGTGGAACTGGGCCTGAAACACCACGAGGTGGCTGCAGAATTTGCTCAATACCTCAAAGACAGGAAGTAA
- the ligA gene encoding NAD-dependent DNA ligase LigA gives MTNLDLFDSNGSGDKSDEQDESPSAAIRRLIELLNRWEHAYYVLDAPEVPDSEYDRVYQALQQLENSHPDLIQSDSPTQRVGGKPADGFEQVKHRVPMLSLGNAFDDSDVLAFDRRVKELADLPIDTTIAYAVDPKFDGLAISIHYKNGIFQQAITRGDGTVGEDVSTNVKTIRSLPLKLKGSKVPEHLEVRGEIFMFKKDFAQMNERQAELGLKVFANPRNAAAGTIRQLDPKIAASRPLRFYCYGAALERDQLRELKSQSAMMQWLSGMGLPVSELSQTALGAEGLLTFYRSVGERRSTLPFEIDGVVYKVDSFDLQDQLGYVAKAPRFAVAHKFPPDEVLSRLLNIEVQVGRTGSITPVAKLEPVKVGGVVVSSATLHNLDEIQRKDLRVGDQVLVRRAGDVIPEVLPFPGNQRSAGSCAFVMPTHCPICNSLVQKEEGEAAFRCTGGLVCKAQLTQSIIHFAHRRAIDIEGLGSKLVEVLVDKEWVKTPADLFRLEFDALVQLERMGEKSVRNLLDSIEKAKQTTFGRFLFGLGIRHVGEATARDLAAYFKNVDRLMSATIEELLEVNDVGPVVAESIRQFFDEPANQQVVRELISLGLAWTTEDTQTADESHPFFGKTFVLTGTLGHYSRDEAGALIIARGGKVTGSVSKKTDYLLAGEAAGSKLDKAAALGVTVLDESTFQGML, from the coding sequence ATGACCAATCTGGATTTGTTTGACAGTAACGGCAGTGGCGACAAATCCGATGAGCAGGACGAGTCTCCAAGCGCGGCAATTCGCCGCCTGATTGAACTGCTGAACCGCTGGGAACATGCCTACTATGTGCTGGATGCACCTGAAGTGCCGGACTCCGAATATGACCGGGTCTATCAGGCACTTCAACAACTCGAAAACAGCCACCCCGACCTGATTCAGAGTGACTCCCCCACACAACGCGTTGGTGGCAAACCCGCGGATGGCTTCGAGCAGGTTAAGCACCGCGTACCCATGCTGTCGCTTGGCAATGCCTTTGATGACAGCGACGTGCTTGCCTTCGATCGACGGGTCAAGGAACTGGCCGACCTGCCGATAGACACCACAATTGCTTACGCGGTTGATCCAAAATTTGACGGATTGGCCATCTCAATTCATTACAAAAACGGCATTTTCCAACAAGCGATTACTCGCGGCGACGGCACGGTTGGTGAAGACGTATCTACCAATGTAAAAACCATTCGAAGCTTGCCCTTGAAATTAAAGGGAAGCAAGGTGCCTGAGCATTTGGAAGTGCGTGGCGAAATTTTCATGTTCAAGAAAGATTTCGCACAGATGAATGAGAGGCAAGCGGAACTTGGCCTGAAAGTTTTTGCAAATCCACGCAATGCTGCAGCTGGCACCATTCGCCAACTCGACCCCAAAATAGCTGCAAGTCGACCGCTGCGGTTTTACTGCTATGGTGCGGCCCTTGAACGGGATCAGTTGCGTGAACTAAAAAGTCAATCCGCCATGATGCAATGGCTGTCTGGAATGGGCCTGCCTGTTTCAGAACTTAGCCAAACCGCCTTGGGTGCCGAGGGCCTCTTGACCTTCTACCGCAGCGTGGGCGAGCGCCGCAGCACATTGCCTTTTGAAATTGACGGCGTAGTTTACAAGGTAGATTCTTTTGACCTTCAAGATCAACTTGGTTACGTGGCCAAAGCGCCGCGTTTTGCAGTGGCCCACAAATTTCCGCCCGATGAAGTGCTCAGCCGCCTGCTGAATATTGAAGTACAAGTGGGCCGTACAGGGTCGATTACACCGGTTGCAAAACTTGAACCCGTGAAAGTGGGTGGTGTTGTTGTATCGTCTGCCACCCTGCACAATCTTGATGAAATTCAACGCAAGGATTTGCGGGTAGGTGACCAGGTTTTGGTTCGCCGTGCCGGCGATGTAATTCCCGAGGTGTTGCCTTTCCCGGGCAACCAGCGCAGCGCAGGAAGCTGCGCCTTTGTCATGCCGACACACTGCCCAATTTGTAATTCACTGGTTCAAAAAGAAGAGGGCGAAGCTGCTTTCCGGTGTACAGGCGGCTTGGTGTGCAAAGCCCAGCTTACGCAGTCGATTATTCATTTTGCGCATCGACGTGCCATCGACATTGAGGGCCTGGGTAGCAAACTGGTTGAAGTACTGGTTGACAAGGAATGGGTAAAAACCCCCGCAGACCTGTTTCGCCTCGAATTTGATGCCTTGGTTCAGCTTGAGCGCATGGGAGAAAAATCGGTGCGCAACCTGCTGGACAGCATCGAAAAGGCCAAGCAAACCACATTTGGCAGATTTTTGTTCGGCTTGGGAATACGGCATGTTGGCGAGGCTACCGCCCGTGATTTGGCGGCCTATTTCAAGAATGTGGATCGGCTGATGAGCGCCACAATTGAAGAACTGCTTGAGGTCAACGATGTCGGCCCTGTGGTGGCGGAATCCATACGGCAATTTTTTGATGAACCTGCCAATCAACAGGTTGTACGCGAATTAATCTCACTGGGACTTGCCTGGACAACCGAAGACACGCAAACAGCTGATGAATCGCATCCTTTCTTTGGAAAAACATTTGTGCTCACCGGCACGCTTGGCCACTACAGCCGGGATGAAGCTGGCGCATTGATCATCGCTCGTGGCGGTAAAGTAACTGGCTCGGTGTCCAAAAAGACAGATTACTTGTTGGCCGGGGAGGCTGCTGGCAGCAAACTGGACAAGGCCGCAGCCTTGGGCGTAACTGTACTTGATGAAAGTACATTTCAAGGTATGCTTTAA
- the smc gene encoding chromosome segregation protein SMC, with the protein MRLTHIRLAGFKSFVEPTSFAVPSNLVGVVGPNGCGKSNIIDAVRWVLGESKASELRGESMQDVIFNGSTNRKAASRASVELVFDNAEGRAGGSWNQYSEISVKRVLTRDGASTYYINQQAVRRRDVQDIFLGTGLGPRAYAIIGQGMIARIIEARPEELRIFLEEAAGVSKYKERRRETGNRLADTRDNLTRIEDILRELTSQIERLEQQATVARQFKELEEAKNTKQRLLWYIRYSEALEQKNTGQAKLERAKADLEAIQSKSISTQTELFAVREKQVDAQQQLENDQTQWIESNRQVSRLEADLRVMAESRARLGTRVAELELEIQNWTVREEDAKARLEEISGSTEEQQAELEERIIALEEAELAVEPVELALQAARSAVDQKRAGVMQIQQALGQVSSQQESASRAENTIQVKLDRLESEKQQIAAPSVHEMDEVQSRVHSLERELDNATGNLAEFESKLAAGGAELDHVQASFNAERDKHANAQAQLQALEKLNEQLAESAELKPWVESSGLGDTPRLLGKLQVERGWERALESALRESLDSFQVRTLDMVEGFAKQPLPARVAFMESASQGGGSNLSVGPEDLASLVRCTDSAIQQSLIQSLAGYLLAPDLQAALAKRKTLKPGQRIFTPQGHCVSATGVSFYAADNAQSGRLERQQQIEALRTEVRALDMLKNESMAKRDQLQLRTGEMKAHVVQARQLVESLTKRLHEAQVQLIRLQEQQSRADSRREQIGLDLALLQSELEEQRAILLESEDRYAELDEQLAVASDALESQKDKVTEAEQALRDKQAQVQNALRKKQDAEFNIRNQESRQRECERDIAFASSQIQQIQQRKQLALAELEGLSETEGQEALQLALEERVIAEEKVAVSRDALEQIMAKVSELERAEKESDKQADPLRDAVQDLALKIQAAELTIEQYKNLMDEVQADVNELGQQFVAMDVPPKASVLQAEVTRLTNGMQELGAVNLAALDELAAATERKSFLDQQAGDLIEAMETLEDAIRKIDKETRDLLSETFGVVNGHFSRLFPKLFGGGEARLVMTGDEILDAGVQVFAQPPGKKNGTIHLLSGGEKALTATALVFAIFELNPAPFCLLDEVDAPLDDANTERFTRLVKQMSEQTQFLFISHNKIAMEMAQQLIGVTMQEKGVSRIVAVDLAAAEKMATETI; encoded by the coding sequence GTGCGATTAACTCACATTCGTTTAGCTGGCTTTAAGTCATTTGTTGAACCAACGTCCTTTGCCGTGCCCAGTAATCTGGTGGGTGTGGTGGGTCCGAACGGCTGTGGCAAATCCAACATCATCGACGCGGTACGCTGGGTACTGGGTGAATCCAAGGCGTCGGAGCTGCGTGGCGAATCCATGCAAGACGTGATCTTTAATGGCTCCACCAACCGCAAAGCGGCCTCGCGTGCCAGCGTAGAGCTGGTGTTTGACAATGCAGAAGGCAGGGCAGGCGGCAGCTGGAACCAATATTCCGAAATTTCCGTTAAACGCGTGCTCACACGCGATGGCGCTTCAACCTATTACATCAACCAGCAGGCGGTTCGCCGCCGCGACGTCCAGGATATTTTCCTGGGTACAGGTCTTGGGCCACGCGCCTATGCCATTATCGGGCAGGGCATGATTGCCCGTATTATTGAAGCCCGCCCGGAAGAATTGCGCATTTTTCTGGAAGAGGCCGCAGGTGTATCGAAATACAAGGAACGCCGCCGGGAAACTGGCAATCGTTTGGCCGACACGCGCGACAACCTCACCCGTATCGAAGATATTCTTCGCGAATTGACCAGCCAGATTGAGCGACTGGAGCAGCAAGCCACCGTGGCGCGGCAGTTCAAGGAACTTGAAGAGGCTAAAAATACCAAGCAGCGCTTGCTTTGGTATATCCGCTATTCCGAGGCGTTAGAGCAGAAAAATACTGGCCAGGCCAAGCTTGAACGTGCCAAAGCTGATCTTGAGGCCATTCAAAGCAAATCGATTAGCACCCAAACAGAACTGTTTGCTGTGCGTGAAAAGCAGGTGGACGCCCAGCAACAGCTGGAGAACGACCAAACCCAATGGATTGAATCCAACAGGCAAGTAAGCCGTCTTGAAGCTGATTTGCGCGTGATGGCTGAATCACGCGCACGCCTGGGTACTCGAGTGGCCGAGCTTGAACTTGAAATTCAAAACTGGACTGTGCGGGAAGAAGACGCGAAGGCACGATTGGAAGAAATCAGTGGTTCTACCGAAGAACAGCAAGCCGAGCTGGAAGAACGAATTATTGCCCTTGAAGAGGCCGAGCTGGCCGTCGAGCCAGTTGAGCTGGCCTTGCAGGCTGCGCGATCCGCTGTAGACCAAAAACGCGCCGGTGTCATGCAAATACAGCAGGCACTTGGCCAGGTTTCTTCGCAGCAGGAATCAGCCAGCCGTGCCGAAAACACGATTCAAGTGAAATTGGATCGGCTTGAAAGCGAAAAGCAGCAAATTGCAGCACCTTCGGTACACGAAATGGACGAAGTCCAATCTCGGGTCCATTCCCTTGAACGGGAGCTTGACAATGCCACCGGCAACCTTGCTGAATTTGAAAGCAAGTTGGCTGCTGGTGGTGCCGAACTTGATCATGTTCAAGCCTCATTCAATGCTGAGCGGGACAAGCATGCCAACGCGCAGGCGCAATTGCAGGCACTTGAGAAATTAAACGAGCAACTTGCCGAAAGCGCTGAGTTAAAGCCCTGGGTTGAAAGTAGCGGCCTTGGCGATACACCGCGCTTGTTGGGCAAGTTACAAGTGGAGCGTGGCTGGGAAAGGGCACTTGAATCGGCGCTGCGGGAGTCGCTTGACAGCTTTCAGGTACGAACGCTTGACATGGTTGAGGGCTTTGCCAAACAGCCACTCCCTGCACGCGTGGCTTTCATGGAATCAGCGAGTCAGGGCGGTGGTTCAAACCTTTCTGTTGGTCCGGAAGACCTGGCCAGCCTGGTGCGCTGCACCGACTCTGCCATTCAGCAATCTTTGATTCAATCACTGGCTGGGTACCTCCTGGCCCCCGATTTGCAAGCCGCACTGGCGAAACGAAAAACCCTGAAGCCAGGCCAGCGGATCTTCACGCCACAAGGGCATTGTGTCAGCGCCACAGGCGTGTCTTTTTATGCGGCAGACAATGCGCAAAGCGGTCGGCTTGAGCGCCAGCAGCAAATAGAAGCCCTGCGTACAGAAGTGCGCGCGCTAGACATGTTGAAAAATGAATCCATGGCCAAGCGCGACCAACTGCAATTGCGCACGGGTGAAATGAAAGCCCATGTGGTGCAAGCGCGTCAACTGGTTGAAAGTTTGACCAAGCGACTGCATGAAGCCCAGGTACAACTGATTCGCTTGCAAGAGCAGCAAAGCAGGGCAGACAGCCGCCGGGAACAAATTGGTTTAGACCTGGCTTTGTTGCAAAGCGAACTGGAAGAACAGCGGGCAATTTTACTTGAATCGGAAGACAGGTACGCCGAACTGGATGAGCAGCTTGCCGTCGCCAGCGATGCGCTCGAAAGCCAGAAAGACAAAGTGACTGAAGCAGAACAGGCGCTGCGCGACAAACAGGCGCAGGTGCAGAATGCGCTGCGTAAAAAGCAGGATGCAGAATTCAATATTCGTAATCAGGAATCTCGCCAACGCGAATGTGAACGCGACATTGCTTTTGCAAGCAGTCAAATTCAGCAAATTCAGCAACGCAAACAATTGGCGCTGGCTGAACTTGAGGGGCTTTCTGAAACCGAAGGTCAAGAAGCATTGCAGCTTGCCTTGGAAGAGCGCGTAATTGCAGAAGAAAAAGTGGCAGTTTCTCGTGATGCGCTAGAACAAATCATGGCGAAGGTATCTGAGCTTGAACGTGCGGAAAAAGAAAGTGACAAGCAGGCTGATCCACTGCGGGATGCGGTACAAGACCTCGCATTAAAAATTCAGGCCGCTGAACTCACCATTGAACAATACAAGAATTTGATGGACGAAGTGCAGGCCGATGTAAACGAATTGGGTCAGCAATTCGTTGCCATGGATGTACCTCCGAAAGCATCAGTGCTTCAGGCCGAAGTAACCCGCCTTACCAACGGCATGCAAGAGTTGGGAGCAGTGAACCTGGCTGCGCTGGATGAACTGGCTGCTGCAACAGAGAGAAAATCATTCCTTGACCAACAGGCCGGCGACCTGATTGAAGCCATGGAAACCCTTGAGGATGCGATCCGCAAAATTGACAAAGAAACACGCGACCTTCTCTCCGAAACTTTTGGTGTGGTTAACGGGCATTTCTCGCGCCTCTTTCCCAAGTTGTTTGGTGGTGGAGAAGCCCGCTTGGTCATGACTGGCGACGAAATTCTGGATGCAGGCGTGCAGGTATTTGCCCAACCTCCCGGCAAGAAAAACGGCACCATTCATCTCTTGTCGGGTGGCGAAAAAGCACTAACGGCCACAGCACTGGTTTTCGCAATTTTCGAGTTGAATCCTGCACCGTTCTGCCTGCTCGACGAAGTTGATGCACCGCTGGACGATGCGAACACCGAGCGTTTCACCCGCTTGGTCAAACAAATGTCTGAACAAACCCAGTTTTTGTTCATTTCCCACAATAAAATCGCCATGGAAATGGCGCAGCAGCTGATCGGCGTCACGATGCAGGAGAAAGGTGTTTCCCGCATTGTTGCCGTTGACCTGGCGGCTGCAGAAAAAATGGCAACGGAAACCATATGA
- the queF gene encoding preQ(1) synthase, which produces MSNKPSRDLQTFPNPNPDRPYHVHIEVPEFTCLCPLTGQPDFATLVIDYLPNQKNVELKSLKMYMWSYREEGAFHEAVTNKILDDLVAATDPRYMKLTAKWYVRGGVYTTVVAEHRHSGFQPLPKVELDSISTMNPTRG; this is translated from the coding sequence ATGAGTAACAAACCCAGCCGTGATTTACAGACTTTTCCGAATCCGAACCCGGATCGGCCCTACCACGTTCACATCGAAGTGCCTGAATTTACATGTCTTTGTCCCTTGACCGGGCAGCCAGACTTCGCCACTTTGGTGATCGACTACCTGCCCAACCAGAAGAATGTAGAGCTGAAAAGCCTGAAAATGTACATGTGGAGTTACAGGGAGGAAGGTGCTTTCCACGAGGCTGTAACCAACAAGATTCTGGACGACCTGGTGGCCGCAACTGACCCCCGCTACATGAAACTAACTGCGAAATGGTATGTTCGGGGTGGTGTATACACCACGGTGGTGGCTGAACACCGCCACTCAGGCTTTCAGCCCTTGCCGAAAGTTGAACTGGATTCCATTTCAACCATGAACCCTACTCGTGGCTAA
- the dapC gene encoding succinyldiaminopimelate transaminase: MNSLKNLDKLQPYPFERLKALFAGTQHTGGLTHVNLSIGEPKHPTPALIKQALIDNLDGLSVYPGTQGLPVLRKAISEWILRRFDALVDPETQVLPILGSREALFSFAQVVLDGCENDSHVVFPNPFYQIYEGATFLGGASPVFVNIDPASGLSNFHALSPDVLAKTKLMYVCSPNNPTGAVYSLEDWQKLFDLADEYNIVIASDECYSEIYLDGTAAPIGGLEAASRLGRSDYNNLIVFSSLSKRSNAPGLRSGYVAGDAELIKAFLRYRTYHGSAMSTTIQMASVAAWNDEEHVAENRRLYTEKFKAFSAILEGKLELHIPPAGFYFWADVGQSDTAFAKRLFEQAHVTLLPGSFLGREVNGFNPGSNHVRIALVASLAECNEAACRIAQQIKNSL; this comes from the coding sequence GTGAACTCATTGAAAAACCTCGACAAACTTCAGCCTTATCCATTTGAACGCCTCAAAGCATTGTTCGCGGGCACCCAGCACACGGGTGGTTTGACCCATGTGAATTTGTCGATTGGCGAACCCAAGCATCCCACGCCAGCGCTGATCAAGCAGGCTTTGATCGACAACCTTGATGGCTTGTCGGTATACCCCGGTACGCAGGGATTGCCGGTGTTGAGAAAAGCAATCTCTGAGTGGATATTGCGCCGTTTTGATGCCTTGGTCGATCCGGAAACTCAGGTTTTGCCGATTCTGGGCTCGCGTGAGGCTTTGTTTTCTTTCGCACAGGTGGTACTGGATGGTTGTGAGAACGACAGCCACGTTGTTTTTCCAAACCCGTTTTATCAAATTTACGAAGGCGCCACCTTTTTAGGTGGCGCAAGCCCTGTGTTCGTGAACATTGATCCGGCCAGCGGTTTGTCAAATTTTCACGCGCTCAGCCCCGATGTATTGGCCAAAACAAAGCTGATGTATGTGTGTTCGCCCAACAACCCGACCGGCGCGGTGTATTCACTTGAAGACTGGCAAAAGCTGTTTGATCTGGCCGATGAATACAATATCGTGATCGCATCGGATGAATGTTATTCAGAAATTTATCTAGATGGCACCGCAGCCCCCATCGGTGGGCTTGAAGCAGCAAGCCGTTTGGGAAGGTCGGATTACAACAACCTGATTGTGTTTTCCAGCCTCTCCAAGCGCTCTAACGCGCCCGGGCTTCGTTCTGGTTATGTGGCAGGCGATGCAGAGCTGATCAAGGCATTTCTTCGCTACCGCACCTACCATGGTTCTGCCATGTCGACCACCATACAAATGGCCAGCGTAGCTGCCTGGAACGATGAAGAACACGTTGCCGAGAACCGCCGCTTATACACCGAGAAGTTCAAAGCCTTCAGCGCCATTCTTGAAGGCAAACTTGAACTGCATATTCCACCCGCCGGCTTTTACTTTTGGGCTGATGTGGGGCAAAGCGACACAGCCTTCGCCAAAAGGCTATTTGAGCAAGCGCATGTTACCCTATTGCCCGGAAGCTTTTTGGGTCGCGAGGTGAATGGATTTAACCCCGGCAGCAACCATGTGAGAATTGCGCTGGTAGCCAGCCTGGCCGAATGCAATGAGGCCGCTTGTCGAATTGCACAACAAATTAAAAACAGTCTCTGA
- the dapD gene encoding 2,3,4,5-tetrahydropyridine-2,6-dicarboxylate N-succinyltransferase, giving the protein MTNNHQSIIEAAWENRAEISPSSAPAEVRAAVGDVLEKLNRGELRVCSKESGEWVTHQWIKKAVLLSFRLEDNKPMAAGGFTQFYDKVPTKFVDYTEEDFKKGGFRVVPPAVARRGSFIAKNVVLMPSYVNIGAYVDEGTMVDTWATVGSCAQIGKNVHLSGGVGIGGVLEPLQANPTIIEDNCFIGARSEVVEGVIVEENSVISMGVYIGQSTKIYNRETGEVSYGRIPAGSVVVSGSLPSACGKYSLYCAVIVKRVDAKTRAKTGINELLRNAE; this is encoded by the coding sequence ATGACAAATAATCATCAATCCATCATTGAAGCCGCATGGGAAAACCGTGCAGAAATTTCCCCTTCTTCTGCACCTGCAGAAGTTCGCGCCGCTGTTGGCGACGTACTGGAAAAATTGAACAGGGGTGAATTGCGTGTTTGTTCCAAGGAAAGCGGCGAGTGGGTAACCCACCAATGGATCAAGAAAGCCGTGTTGCTTTCTTTCCGCCTTGAAGACAACAAGCCAATGGCTGCCGGTGGTTTCACCCAGTTTTACGACAAGGTGCCCACCAAGTTTGTCGATTACACCGAAGAAGACTTCAAGAAAGGTGGATTCCGTGTAGTACCGCCTGCCGTGGCCCGCCGTGGCAGTTTCATTGCCAAAAATGTTGTGCTGATGCCCAGCTACGTGAACATTGGTGCATATGTAGACGAAGGCACCATGGTGGACACTTGGGCCACTGTGGGTTCATGCGCACAAATCGGTAAAAACGTTCACTTGAGCGGTGGCGTAGGCATTGGTGGCGTGTTGGAACCTCTACAGGCGAACCCCACAATCATCGAAGACAACTGCTTTATTGGCGCACGTTCTGAGGTAGTGGAAGGCGTAATCGTTGAAGAAAACTCCGTGATTTCCATGGGTGTTTACATCGGTCAAAGTACAAAAATTTACAACCGAGAAACAGGCGAAGTAAGTTACGGCCGAATTCCTGCTGGCTCAGTGGTCGTCAGTGGCTCACTGCCCAGCGCTTGTGGCAAGTACAGCCTGTACTGCGCGGTGATCGTCAAGCGTGTTGATGCAAAAACACGTGCGAAAACCGGCATCAACGAATTGCTGCGCAACGCAGAGTAA
- a CDS encoding ArsC/Spx/MgsR family protein yields MTAKVYGIPNCDSVKKAISSLKSNDVEIVFHDFKKHGVPALLLDEWISTFGLDKVINRKGTTWRGLDESLQGKARSPEGAKALLLEYPSIIKRPVVELNGVLTIGQTDFSQGNS; encoded by the coding sequence ATGACAGCCAAGGTATACGGAATTCCTAACTGCGACAGCGTAAAAAAAGCGATTTCATCCCTGAAATCGAATGACGTGGAAATTGTTTTCCATGACTTCAAAAAACATGGTGTACCCGCGTTGCTGCTTGACGAATGGATCAGTACCTTTGGGTTGGATAAAGTCATCAATCGGAAAGGCACCACTTGGCGTGGTCTGGACGAAAGCCTGCAAGGCAAAGCCCGGTCACCTGAGGGTGCCAAAGCCCTTCTGTTGGAATACCCCAGCATCATTAAACGCCCGGTCGTCGAATTGAACGGCGTACTCACCATTGGGCAAACCGATTTCAGCCAAGGCAATTCATGA
- the prmB gene encoding 50S ribosomal protein L3 N(5)-glutamine methyltransferase — protein MNQDYTAHIAVDPKELHTVRDWVRFYVSEMRRGQVFFGHGSSNAFDEAIYMVQSALSLPIGDVGPFWDARVTIQEANRLTRFITQRVVDRKPASYITGEAWLQGHAFKVDERVIIPRSFIAELLADQLTPWVNAPEMPFEILDMCTGSGCLAILAAYVFENAQVDAVDLSTEALSVARENIQLHEMKRRVHAIESDLFSNLNGKQYDFILTNPPYVNEASMKKLPPEYLHEPRMALAGGDSGMDLIQDILEQAPKHLKDGGFLVVELGNEKLHFEAAFPHLNPIWLETSAGDEQVFLLNKEDLV, from the coding sequence ATGAATCAGGATTACACCGCACACATTGCAGTCGACCCCAAAGAACTGCACACCGTTCGCGACTGGGTGCGGTTTTATGTCAGCGAAATGCGCCGTGGTCAGGTGTTTTTTGGCCATGGCTCAAGCAACGCATTTGATGAAGCGATTTATATGGTGCAGTCGGCGCTCAGTCTGCCGATTGGCGATGTCGGGCCGTTTTGGGACGCACGTGTCACCATTCAAGAAGCCAATCGACTGACACGTTTTATTACCCAACGTGTAGTCGATCGCAAGCCGGCCAGTTACATCACTGGCGAGGCCTGGTTGCAAGGACATGCCTTCAAGGTCGACGAACGGGTCATCATCCCGCGTTCCTTCATCGCTGAACTGCTGGCCGACCAATTAACGCCCTGGGTAAATGCCCCTGAAATGCCATTCGAGATTCTTGACATGTGCACAGGTTCCGGCTGTCTGGCGATTCTGGCTGCCTATGTGTTTGAAAATGCGCAGGTTGATGCTGTCGATTTGTCAACTGAGGCCTTGAGTGTCGCGCGCGAGAACATACAGCTGCATGAGATGAAGCGGCGTGTTCATGCCATTGAATCGGATTTGTTTTCAAACCTGAATGGCAAGCAATACGACTTCATCTTGACCAACCCGCCTTATGTCAATGAGGCCTCCATGAAAAAGCTGCCGCCAGAGTACCTGCATGAACCACGCATGGCTTTGGCCGGTGGCGACAGCGGTATGGATCTGATTCAGGATATTCTTGAACAGGCCCCTAAACACCTGAAAGACGGCGGTTTTCTGGTGGTTGAACTCGGTAATGAAAAACTGCATTTCGAAGCGGCCTTTCCACATTTAAATCCCATTTGGCTTGAAACCTCGGCAGGTGACGAACAAGTGTTTTTGCTTAACAAAGAAGACTTGGTCTAA